The following proteins are encoded in a genomic region of Triticum dicoccoides isolate Atlit2015 ecotype Zavitan chromosome 1B, WEW_v2.0, whole genome shotgun sequence:
- the LOC119299636 gene encoding NADPH-dependent aldo-keto reductase, chloroplastic-like — translation MEKLYDAGKARAIGVSNFSTKKLGDLLVVARVRPAVNQVECHPGWQQSKLHNFCQSTGIHLSAYSSLGSPGTPWMNSNVLQEPVITLIANKLGKTPAQVALCWNIQMAHTVLPKSLNEERIKQNLDVYDWSIPDDLLAIFTKIKQVRQFRGDFTVNPQSVYKTHEELWDGEV, via the exons ATGGAAAAGTTATATGATGCTGGAAAAGCTCGTGCAATAGGTGTGAGTAACTTCTCAACAAAGAAATTGGGTGACTTGCTTGTTGTAGCTCGTGTACGTCCAGCTGTTAATCAGGTGGAGTGTCATCCGGGTTGGCAGCAAAGTAAGCTCCACAACTTTTGTCAGTCAACCGGTATTCATCTTTC GGCATACTCATCACTAGGTTCACCTGGTACGCCTTGGATGAACAGTAATGTCCTTCAAGAACCGGTCATCACCTTAATAGCGAATAAACTTGGGAAAACTCCTGCACAGGTGGCCCTGTGCTGGAACATTCAGATGGCTCATACTGTACTACCAAAGAGCCTGAATGAGGAAAGGATAAAGCAAAATCTTGATGTTTATGATTGGTCTATTCCAGATGACTTGCTTGCGATATTTACCAAGATTAAGCAG GTAAGGCAGTTCAGAGGTGACTTCACCGTTAATCCGCAAAGCGTCTACAAGACCCACGAGGAGCTCTGGGATGGGGAAGTTTAG